From a region of the Sinorhizobium sp. B11 genome:
- a CDS encoding DUF922 domain-containing protein, with protein sequence MPLALRYIRLPVAFSVIALFLCGPAAAEVVATKSYSYFNIKGKTADQLDDELSRRGPTANGSSARHPGATKIRFGGEATYIQEGGRCRVGNVKVTVHTQIIMPRWNNRKGASRELSMIWDALSSDIRRHEERHAEIARTQARVMERELKALPSQRSCEAMQELVSDASARGIEEHDKLQARFDRVEAVNFQNRMLRLLNNRLKGKGGER encoded by the coding sequence ATGCCGCTTGCGTTGCGTTATATACGCCTTCCCGTCGCCTTTTCAGTGATTGCCCTTTTCCTCTGCGGCCCCGCGGCAGCTGAAGTCGTTGCGACGAAAAGCTATTCCTATTTCAATATCAAGGGGAAGACGGCAGACCAGCTGGACGATGAGCTGAGTCGTCGCGGCCCGACGGCGAACGGCTCCTCCGCCCGCCACCCCGGCGCCACCAAGATCCGTTTCGGTGGCGAGGCGACCTATATCCAGGAAGGTGGCCGTTGCCGCGTCGGCAACGTCAAGGTCACCGTCCACACACAGATCATCATGCCGCGCTGGAACAACCGCAAGGGTGCCAGCCGCGAGCTGTCGATGATCTGGGATGCCCTGTCGAGCGATATCCGGCGCCACGAGGAACGCCATGCCGAGATAGCCCGCACCCAGGCGCGCGTCATGGAACGCGAACTCAAGGCGCTTCCTTCGCAGCGCAGCTGCGAAGCCATGCAGGAACTCGTCTCGGATGCTTCGGCTCGCGGGATAGAGGAGCACGATAAGTTGCAAGCCCGATTCGATCGCGTCGAGGCGGTCAATTTTCAGAATCGGATGCTGAGACTGCTTAACAACCGACTCAAGGGCAAGGGCGGCGAAAGATAA